A genome region from Maridesulfovibrio salexigens DSM 2638 includes the following:
- the qrcA gene encoding menaquinone reductase multiheme cytochrome c subunit QrcA, with translation MEEKRTSKQCGGVLPFFIGVLASLIVGWWVFPQVIYSQKTQPIDFSHKVHVEGEGMDCESCHMFLEDGSFAGLPSNEQCAECHEDVLGETEAEEIYVTEYLQKGVEVPWLVYQYQPDNVYFSHMAHQGFECTDCHPDVGNSDTLPTYYENRISGYSKQTMKMWQCERCHAEVGTSNACYVCHK, from the coding sequence ATGGAGGAAAAAAGAACATCGAAGCAGTGTGGAGGAGTTCTTCCTTTCTTCATCGGTGTCCTTGCGAGCCTGATCGTTGGTTGGTGGGTTTTCCCGCAGGTTATTTATAGCCAGAAGACTCAGCCTATCGATTTCAGCCACAAGGTTCATGTTGAAGGTGAAGGTATGGACTGTGAGTCATGTCACATGTTTTTGGAAGACGGTTCCTTTGCCGGTCTGCCTTCCAACGAGCAGTGTGCTGAGTGTCACGAAGATGTCCTCGGAGAAACTGAAGCTGAGGAAATCTACGTGACCGAGTATCTGCAGAAGGGTGTGGAAGTACCCTGGCTGGTTTATCAGTATCAGCCCGATAACGTTTACTTTTCGCACATGGCACACCAAGGCTTCGAGTGTACGGATTGCCATCCCGACGTAGGCAACAGCGACACGCTGCCGACGTATTACGAAAACAGAATCAGCGGTTACAGCAAGCAGACCATGAAGATGTGGCAGTGTGAACGCTGTCATGCGGAAGTTGGTACCAGCAACGCATGTTACGTCTGCCATAAGTAA
- a CDS encoding ATP-binding cassette domain-containing protein, with product MAEFIPSQTILDNILFGKPKTDHPKVQDAINQSMIQLLIEEDLLETVVELGMEFQVGTKGDKLSGGQRQKLAIARTFLKNPPIMIMDEATSALDNRSQNRIQGLLETKWKGKATLISVIHRLDTIKNYDKVAVMKAGKLMEVGPYDELMARKGLLYELVHGAH from the coding sequence ATGGCTGAATTCATTCCTTCGCAAACAATTCTGGACAATATCCTTTTCGGTAAACCCAAAACCGATCATCCGAAGGTACAGGATGCAATCAACCAATCTATGATCCAGCTGCTTATCGAGGAAGACCTCCTTGAAACAGTTGTTGAATTGGGCATGGAATTTCAGGTTGGCACCAAGGGTGATAAGCTTTCCGGTGGACAGCGCCAGAAACTGGCTATCGCTCGAACCTTCCTCAAAAATCCGCCCATCATGATTATGGATGAGGCGACTTCCGCATTGGACAACAGATCTCAGAACCGTATTCAGGGTCTGCTTGAAACCAAGTGGAAAGGCAAAGCAACACTTATCTCGGTTATCCACAGACTGGATACCATTAAAAATTATGATAAAGTGGCAGTCATGAAGGCTGGTAAATTAATGGAAGTAGGTCCCTATGATGAACTCATGGCGAGAAAGGGACTTCTTTATGAACTCGTACATGGAGCACATTAG
- the mazG gene encoding nucleoside triphosphate pyrophosphohydrolase, producing the protein MSAKSIEKLKNVISSLTAPDGCPWDKEQTPQTLCDSLIEEAFELVEAIRADDKQEVMEELGDVMFLLLFIAQRYEEDNAFTFADAVDSGAAKMIRRHPHVFADCKVEDQEELLRNWEKIKRSEKKGDKKIFDSLPKGLPPMLKAYRINSKAARSGFTYESDEQCLGQLDSEWKEWNNALDSGNKEAIAEEFGDYLFTLIELGRRKGIKANTALDITNNKFLERFAKMEDLAKEQGKDISEMSLIEQNELWEQVKK; encoded by the coding sequence ATGAGCGCAAAATCCATCGAAAAACTTAAAAATGTAATTTCCAGCCTGACCGCACCGGACGGCTGCCCTTGGGACAAAGAACAAACACCCCAAACCCTTTGTGATTCTTTAATTGAAGAGGCTTTCGAACTGGTAGAAGCCATTCGTGCCGATGATAAACAGGAAGTAATGGAAGAGCTGGGTGACGTAATGTTCCTGCTGCTGTTCATTGCTCAGCGTTACGAAGAGGACAACGCTTTTACCTTTGCTGATGCAGTTGATTCCGGCGCAGCAAAAATGATTCGCCGCCACCCGCATGTATTTGCAGACTGCAAGGTTGAAGATCAGGAAGAGTTGCTCCGTAACTGGGAAAAAATAAAACGCAGCGAGAAAAAAGGCGACAAAAAGATTTTCGATTCCCTGCCGAAGGGACTGCCGCCCATGCTCAAGGCATACCGTATCAATTCAAAGGCAGCCCGAAGCGGTTTTACCTATGAATCTGACGAGCAATGCCTGGGCCAGCTCGATAGTGAATGGAAAGAATGGAATAATGCTTTGGACTCCGGCAATAAGGAAGCCATAGCTGAAGAATTCGGTGATTACCTGTTCACCCTTATCGAACTGGGCCGCAGGAAAGGCATTAAAGCAAATACCGCTTTGGATATCACCAACAACAAATTCCTTGAGCGTTTTGCCAAAATGGAAGACCTCGCCAAAGAACAAGGCAAAGATATCTCTGAAATGAGCCTCATCGAACAGAATGAGCTTTGGGAACAGGTCAAAAAATAA
- a CDS encoding CvpA family protein, with amino-acid sequence MQTAGLALNALDIILIVIAGALIFRGLLRGIVREAISVFSLIFGFYLAAKYHHELAPYFQTYFDGPGTVKAFSYLSIIVATLFVAFLVGVTIKKILTVSMLSWADQVLGGILGFVEAIIVGGIIIVVLNSFTPNSEFLTKSKLAPKVMSTASFFISFAPDNVLDSLDIKSMFPDHSELTNPISDTI; translated from the coding sequence ATGCAAACAGCAGGCTTAGCACTTAATGCGCTGGATATCATTTTAATTGTAATTGCCGGGGCCCTCATCTTTAGAGGCTTATTACGTGGAATAGTCAGAGAGGCTATTTCCGTTTTTTCTTTAATTTTCGGCTTTTATCTTGCCGCAAAATACCACCACGAACTTGCCCCGTATTTTCAGACTTATTTTGACGGTCCAGGAACAGTTAAGGCGTTCAGCTACCTTTCAATTATCGTAGCTACGCTTTTTGTAGCCTTTCTTGTCGGGGTCACCATTAAAAAAATATTGACTGTGTCCATGCTCAGCTGGGCTGATCAGGTCCTTGGCGGAATCTTGGGATTCGTAGAAGCAATCATTGTCGGCGGCATCATAATTGTCGTGCTGAACAGCTTTACACCCAATTCAGAGTTTCTGACTAAGTCCAAACTGGCCCCCAAGGTAATGTCCACGGCAAGCTTCTTCATTAGCTTCGCCCCGGACAACGTACTTGATTCATTGGATATAAAGTCAATGTTTCCCGACCACTCAGAACTCACTAACCCTATAAGCGATACTATTTAA
- the rfbC gene encoding dTDP-4-dehydrorhamnose 3,5-epimerase, translated as MKLIETEFPGLVVIEPKVFRDRRGFFLESFNKNVFAENGLPTDFVQDNHAYSSGLGVIRGLHLQMPPHAQAKLVWVTRGAVNDVVVDLRKGSPTYRRSFKIELSAENFLRLFIPKGFAHGYETLTEENEFMYKVDSGYAPGSEAGIRWDDPELDIDWKTKNPVLSDKDLELPLLAQFDSPFEF; from the coding sequence GTGAAGTTGATTGAAACGGAATTTCCCGGACTTGTGGTCATTGAACCTAAGGTTTTTAGGGATAGGCGGGGCTTTTTTCTGGAAAGTTTCAATAAAAATGTCTTTGCGGAAAATGGGTTGCCCACTGATTTTGTTCAAGACAACCATGCGTATTCATCAGGTCTCGGCGTCATTCGCGGTCTGCATCTGCAAATGCCTCCGCATGCTCAGGCAAAACTTGTCTGGGTAACAAGGGGGGCTGTTAACGATGTCGTTGTGGATTTGCGTAAGGGATCACCAACCTATCGGAGATCGTTCAAAATTGAACTATCAGCGGAGAACTTTCTGAGGTTGTTTATCCCCAAGGGATTTGCGCATGGATATGAAACTCTGACCGAGGAAAACGAGTTCATGTACAAAGTCGATTCTGGGTACGCCCCCGGCAGCGAGGCCGGGATCAGGTGGGATGATCCGGAACTTGATATCGACTGGAAGACAAAGAATCCGGTACTTTCCGACAAAGACCTGGAGCTTCCTCTTCTGGCACAGTTTGACTCTCCGTTTGAGTTTTAA
- the qrcC gene encoding menaquinone reductase iron-sulfur cluster-binding subunit QrcC: MQQLEFDTKWTMVVDVDKCTGCGACMVSCQAENNIAPMEEGSNKLKTLTWMLVYELNNGKEFPNREVAYLPRPCMQCGHPACVPVCPVVATTKDEEGGIVSQIYPRCIGCRYCMAACPYHARYFGWLDPVWPGGMDKALSPSTSARPRGVVEKCNFCHSRLLDARQRARAEGLDPNKLPDGWYQPACLEACPTGAISFGDAKNPEHKVHELIKSPNAFRILESIGMDPQVYYISRRDWVREQSDNVAQGSHAEHAAEGKH; encoded by the coding sequence ATGCAACAATTGGAATTTGATACTAAATGGACCATGGTAGTTGATGTCGACAAGTGTACCGGTTGCGGTGCTTGTATGGTATCCTGCCAGGCTGAAAATAACATAGCTCCCATGGAAGAAGGGTCCAATAAGCTTAAGACCCTCACCTGGATGCTTGTTTACGAACTCAACAACGGTAAGGAATTCCCCAACAGGGAAGTTGCCTACCTGCCCAGACCCTGCATGCAGTGCGGACACCCTGCCTGTGTTCCCGTCTGTCCCGTAGTTGCTACTACTAAGGACGAAGAAGGCGGAATCGTCAGCCAGATTTATCCCCGTTGCATCGGTTGCAGGTACTGTATGGCTGCATGCCCTTACCACGCTCGCTACTTTGGCTGGCTTGACCCGGTATGGCCCGGTGGAATGGACAAGGCTTTGTCTCCTTCTACTTCTGCCCGTCCTCGCGGTGTCGTTGAGAAATGTAACTTCTGCCACTCCAGACTGCTGGATGCGCGTCAGCGTGCCCGTGCTGAAGGTCTGGATCCGAACAAGCTGCCTGACGGCTGGTACCAGCCTGCCTGTCTGGAAGCATGCCCCACCGGCGCAATCTCTTTCGGTGATGCTAAGAACCCTGAGCACAAAGTTCATGAGCTGATTAAGAGCCCCAATGCTTTCCGCATTCTGGAGTCTATCGGCATGGATCCTCAGGTTTACTACATCAGCCGTCGTGACTGGGTTCGTGAGCAGAGTGATAACGTAGCTCAAGGCAGCCATGCTGAGCATGCTGCTGAAGGCAAGCATTAG
- a CDS encoding Crp/Fnr family transcriptional regulator, with the protein MAAETSEYQEHLEIMREIPYFSGLDLEAQKLIAYLCVREKFSAGDEVFASGDLDQSAYYLISGSMEAYLDTGATKIQSFKEGDFVGALSLIGDSKRLFTLKATSDCVCIRLTSEKFKKAQEQYPVISNKFLKATVDMISNWEERFISNYNAGCSGCTTGIGLTLI; encoded by the coding sequence ATGGCAGCAGAAACAAGCGAATATCAAGAGCATTTGGAAATAATGAGGGAGATTCCTTACTTCTCCGGTCTTGACCTTGAAGCACAAAAGCTGATCGCCTACCTTTGCGTACGCGAAAAATTCTCAGCAGGTGACGAAGTGTTTGCCAGCGGAGACCTTGACCAGTCCGCGTATTACCTGATCAGCGGCTCCATGGAAGCTTATCTGGATACAGGCGCTACCAAAATCCAATCTTTCAAGGAAGGAGATTTTGTCGGTGCGCTGTCACTTATTGGCGACTCCAAACGGCTATTTACTCTTAAAGCCACTTCGGACTGCGTATGCATTCGCCTGACCAGTGAAAAATTCAAAAAAGCTCAAGAACAGTATCCTGTTATCAGCAACAAGTTCTTGAAAGCCACAGTTGACATGATCAGCAACTGGGAAGAAAGATTTATATCGAACTACAACGCAGGATGTTCCGGTTGTACGACTGGAATAGGATTGACTCTCATATAA
- a CDS encoding STAS domain-containing protein: MGLEVGEIKNDGIITFKLKGRLDSNTSNDFEERLLSQIQDGESKIILDFENLEYISSAGLRVLLKAARELKGGDGKLMLCSLKDYIREVFDLSGFVSFLPIYDTMDECMGAF, encoded by the coding sequence ATGGGTCTTGAAGTAGGTGAGATTAAAAACGACGGTATTATTACCTTTAAGCTTAAAGGGCGTCTTGATTCGAATACATCCAATGATTTTGAAGAAAGGCTTCTGAGCCAGATTCAGGATGGTGAAAGCAAGATCATTCTGGATTTTGAAAATCTTGAGTATATTTCCAGTGCCGGTTTGCGTGTTCTGCTCAAAGCAGCCAGAGAACTCAAAGGCGGGGATGGTAAACTTATGCTCTGTTCCCTTAAGGATTACATCAGGGAAGTCTTTGACCTTTCGGGGTTTGTATCCTTCTTGCCTATATACGACACTATGGATGAATGTATGGGTGCTTTCTAG
- a CDS encoding ABC transporter ATP-binding protein, which translates to MITKRPLTYWVKNSNMKLQLILLVVIFFTVAVRLVPLEMQKKIINQAISMRKVDLLFMYCGFYIASVVSASLLKYLITVLQTYIGQEALAKMRKELYAHILTLPLGYFRKANPGMVVSSLVTELAPAGEYVGQSVAVPVTNLLTLIAFAGYMFYLNPIMAGISIALYPFVIYLVPKLQKKSNNANKKRVDTTRYLSSHINETISGIHEIHGNGSYRIENRKYGAFVDRLFKIRITWILYKQGIKVLNNFFQNLGPFLLFIVGGYLAIQGRFDLGALVAFLSAYEKIYDPWKELMDFYQVHNDAGVRYSRVMEYFDTKPEFELEPEGREPVKLKGNIEVQNLGFTVSGNIRLLKQINMQLKPGEQMALVGFSGSGKSTLAQCVSQLYKYTGGSVKIDGYEVGDLTKADMVHNMGIVAQAPFIFSGTIKDNLLYSCAAILEGDPEADEKMPSRDNMIESIQQAGIFVDVLRFGLNTLLDPDKETELSERLVRVRQNFHSDFGDRLAEHVEFYQDGAYLDFSSVAGNITFGHANDNTFSGRALVSNDYFQNFLKEAQLETPLLSLGRELAKQTVDILGNLPPDEVFFEQSPIPSEEFEDYKQLTARIDDTPLLELEDRDREMLLRLALGFVPGVHKIVALPAVLKGLILDGRKMFNSRISADMPEAFSFYTNG; encoded by the coding sequence ATGATCACCAAGCGTCCGCTAACCTACTGGGTGAAGAACAGCAATATGAAATTGCAGCTCATATTGCTTGTTGTAATCTTCTTCACAGTAGCAGTCAGACTTGTTCCCTTGGAAATGCAGAAGAAAATCATCAACCAGGCCATCAGTATGCGCAAGGTTGACCTACTCTTCATGTACTGTGGTTTCTACATCGCATCTGTTGTATCAGCCAGCCTGCTAAAATACCTTATTACTGTCCTGCAAACGTATATCGGTCAGGAAGCACTGGCAAAAATGCGTAAGGAATTATATGCGCATATATTAACTTTACCTTTAGGCTATTTCCGAAAAGCCAACCCGGGTATGGTGGTCTCTTCACTTGTAACAGAGTTGGCTCCGGCGGGCGAATATGTGGGGCAATCAGTAGCTGTTCCGGTTACAAACCTGCTCACACTTATCGCATTTGCAGGATACATGTTCTACCTGAACCCGATCATGGCCGGTATTTCTATCGCGCTTTATCCTTTTGTGATCTATCTGGTCCCCAAGCTCCAGAAAAAATCAAACAATGCCAACAAGAAAAGGGTTGATACAACAAGATATCTCTCCAGTCATATCAACGAGACCATTTCCGGCATCCATGAAATCCACGGTAACGGTTCCTACCGTATTGAAAACCGTAAATACGGAGCTTTTGTTGACCGCCTGTTCAAGATCAGGATCACATGGATTCTTTACAAACAGGGAATCAAAGTCCTGAACAACTTTTTCCAGAACCTTGGTCCCTTCCTGCTCTTTATTGTCGGTGGTTATCTTGCCATTCAGGGTCGTTTCGACCTTGGTGCTCTGGTTGCATTCCTTTCCGCTTATGAAAAAATTTATGATCCGTGGAAAGAACTCATGGACTTCTATCAGGTCCATAATGATGCCGGAGTCCGCTACAGCCGGGTTATGGAATACTTCGACACCAAGCCTGAATTTGAGCTTGAGCCTGAAGGACGAGAGCCGGTAAAGCTTAAAGGAAACATCGAAGTTCAAAACCTTGGTTTCACTGTTTCCGGCAATATACGGCTGCTTAAACAAATTAATATGCAGCTCAAACCCGGAGAGCAAATGGCTCTTGTCGGCTTCTCGGGCAGTGGTAAAAGTACACTGGCCCAATGTGTGTCACAGCTATATAAATATACGGGAGGGTCGGTAAAAATCGACGGCTACGAAGTGGGCGACCTAACCAAGGCCGACATGGTACATAACATGGGCATCGTGGCCCAGGCACCTTTCATTTTCTCAGGAACGATCAAAGACAACCTGCTATACTCCTGTGCAGCTATCCTTGAAGGTGACCCTGAAGCTGATGAAAAAATGCCCAGCCGGGACAACATGATTGAGTCAATTCAGCAGGCTGGTATTTTTGTCGATGTTCTTCGTTTCGGCCTTAACACGCTGCTTGACCCGGATAAAGAGACGGAACTATCGGAACGACTGGTCAGAGTGCGTCAAAACTTCCACTCCGATTTCGGCGACAGGCTTGCTGAACATGTGGAATTTTATCAGGACGGGGCATATCTCGACTTCTCATCCGTAGCCGGCAACATAACCTTTGGCCATGCCAATGATAACACTTTCTCAGGCCGTGCACTGGTCAGCAACGATTACTTCCAGAACTTCCTCAAGGAAGCACAATTGGAAACACCGTTGCTTAGCCTCGGACGCGAATTAGCCAAACAGACTGTCGATATTCTGGGCAATCTCCCGCCGGATGAGGTTTTCTTTGAGCAAAGTCCTATTCCTTCGGAGGAATTCGAAGATTACAAACAGCTTACTGCGCGTATTGACGATACCCCCCTGCTGGAACTTGAAGACAGAGACCGGGAAATGTTGTTGCGCCTTGCTCTTGGCTTTGTTCCCGGAGTACATAAAATTGTCGCCCTTCCTGCCGTGTTGAAAGGTTTGATCCTCGACGGCCGGAAGATGTTTAATTCCAGAATCTCAGCAGACATGCCGGAAGCCTTCAGCTTCTATACAAATGGCTGA
- the qrcD gene encoding menaquinone reductase integral membrane subunit QrcD, translated as MDSNLFPEGTKRCGLPKFLLWMVFPTAILLWGVYAAVKIFYYGIGVTGLDNYFGFGLWITFDLAVIALGAGAFFTGFLKYILKIDQLKNIINLAVVLGFLCYSGAMLILTMDIGQPIRAWFGYWHPNVHSMLTEVIFCITCYCTVLIIEFIPLILEQKQLNKIPFLHHFAHHLHVNMALFAGIGTFLSTFHQGSLGGMYGVMFGRPYAFREGFFIWPWTFFLFVLSAVGSGPVFTVLVCTLIEKMTGKKLVEYKVKALMGKIAGTMLCVYMFFKIIDTWAWAVGYLPSVGLTFEQMFYGNVYGQWLLWTELVLCGIVPAIMLITPSIRNNPTLLYSAAILDCIGVTINRYVFTVQTIAIPVMPFDNWEVYVPNWAEWATTLMICAYGALVLSLCYRYLPMFPQELKLNKK; from the coding sequence ATGGATAGCAATCTCTTCCCCGAAGGCACAAAACGCTGCGGACTGCCCAAGTTCCTGCTTTGGATGGTTTTTCCTACTGCCATCTTGCTCTGGGGCGTCTACGCTGCCGTAAAGATTTTCTATTACGGTATCGGCGTAACCGGCCTTGACAACTACTTCGGGTTCGGCCTCTGGATTACTTTTGACCTTGCGGTTATCGCACTTGGTGCCGGTGCATTTTTCACCGGTTTTCTCAAGTACATCCTCAAGATCGATCAACTTAAAAATATCATCAACCTTGCAGTAGTTTTAGGGTTCTTGTGCTACTCCGGCGCCATGCTCATTCTGACCATGGATATCGGGCAGCCCATCCGCGCATGGTTCGGTTACTGGCACCCCAACGTGCACTCCATGCTCACAGAAGTTATCTTCTGTATTACCTGTTACTGCACCGTTCTGATCATTGAATTCATTCCGCTGATTCTCGAGCAGAAGCAGCTGAATAAGATTCCTTTCCTGCACCACTTTGCCCATCACCTTCACGTGAATATGGCTCTGTTCGCAGGTATCGGAACATTCCTGTCCACCTTCCACCAGGGTTCTCTCGGCGGTATGTACGGCGTTATGTTCGGTCGTCCTTACGCCTTCCGTGAAGGTTTCTTCATCTGGCCCTGGACTTTCTTCCTCTTCGTTCTCTCCGCAGTGGGTTCCGGTCCTGTTTTCACAGTTCTGGTTTGTACCCTCATCGAGAAAATGACCGGTAAGAAACTGGTGGAGTACAAAGTTAAAGCTCTGATGGGTAAAATCGCCGGTACCATGCTCTGCGTGTACATGTTCTTCAAGATCATTGACACCTGGGCTTGGGCTGTAGGCTACCTGCCCTCCGTTGGCCTGACCTTCGAACAGATGTTCTACGGTAATGTATACGGTCAGTGGCTGCTCTGGACTGAACTCGTGCTTTGCGGCATCGTTCCCGCAATCATGCTGATCACTCCTTCCATCAGAAACAACCCCACACTGCTGTACTCTGCAGCAATTCTGGATTGCATCGGCGTAACCATTAACCGTTACGTATTCACTGTCCAGACCATCGCTATTCCGGTTATGCCTTTCGATAACTGGGAAGTATATGTACCGAACTGGGCAGAATGGGCTACCACCCTGATGATCTGCGCATACGGTGCTCTCGTACTCAGCCTCTGCTACCGCTACCTGCCTATGTTCCCTCAGGAACTCAAGCTGAACAAGAAGTAG
- the qrcB gene encoding menaquinone reductase molybdopterin-binding-like subunit QrcB has translation MGIDRRTFIQLVTGGVVGSLFTPVIWKTLDDASIWSQNWPWIPRLKYGAITEQASVAKFGASPCAEIVKSVGGSPYLTRGNAENAMSKGGVDSVSASGPQLMYSPSRINGPMKKTAEGKYESISWEDAEKLLSEKLAAVKGQKGKLTVVSGDNTGTATEVLSGFASEMGADCYLMPSEEQGAAVALASMGGKGQIGYDLENSDFVLFVGADAMDSWGSVVRNQCVYSESRPTGGEIKTTYVYAGPFQNNTAAAADKWVPVAPGTGAIFCLGLAYHMLKAGASASASDFADFKTLVMSRFSPDKVEKATGVSGVEMAAIAKRIMKSSAPVVVAGSEFAQGAGAADVIAAAAVNMLLGRVNKDGGMKILPELPTAVEAAAGRSELAAKDFIGYLAGIAAGKVAAPAVMMAYEANPVYALPQNTALAPAFEKAGFLVSFSTYMDETASKADLIMPNPTSYERFEDAQTPYGVGAAMLAASAPVAEPLYNSKPTVDVILGVASGLGIDLGYESSEAVYQAKAEKAGADWDSLVEGSAYVADSTESGSIKFAASVLSKAVTMPKGGEIALAPYSKLIFGTPTVAIPPLNVVAISKFELLGKDLMVQVNSKTAKKLGVSEGSKVKLAGAGGECAVRIHINEGVMNDVIAAPLGFGHTAWDAYSSGKGENISKLLTVGTESGTGLSVWTSSFVSIA, from the coding sequence ATGGGTATTGATCGCAGAACTTTTATTCAATTGGTAACAGGTGGTGTTGTTGGTTCACTCTTCACCCCTGTAATTTGGAAAACTCTGGATGACGCTTCTATCTGGTCTCAGAACTGGCCCTGGATTCCCAGACTGAAATACGGTGCAATCACCGAGCAGGCTTCTGTTGCCAAGTTTGGTGCCAGCCCCTGTGCTGAGATTGTAAAATCCGTGGGCGGAAGCCCTTACCTCACCAGAGGAAATGCAGAAAACGCAATGAGCAAAGGCGGTGTTGATTCAGTCAGCGCCAGCGGCCCGCAGCTCATGTACAGCCCTTCCCGCATTAACGGTCCTATGAAAAAGACCGCGGAAGGCAAATACGAGTCCATCTCTTGGGAAGATGCTGAAAAGCTCCTCTCTGAGAAACTCGCAGCAGTTAAAGGACAGAAAGGCAAACTCACTGTTGTTTCCGGCGATAACACCGGTACTGCAACTGAGGTTCTGTCCGGTTTCGCTTCTGAAATGGGCGCTGACTGCTACCTGATGCCCTCTGAAGAGCAGGGCGCAGCCGTTGCTCTGGCTAGCATGGGCGGAAAAGGACAGATCGGTTACGATCTGGAAAATTCCGACTTCGTGCTTTTCGTAGGCGCGGATGCCATGGATTCATGGGGTTCGGTTGTGAGAAACCAGTGTGTTTACTCTGAAAGCCGTCCCACCGGTGGAGAAATCAAGACTACTTATGTCTACGCCGGTCCTTTCCAGAACAACACAGCAGCCGCTGCAGATAAGTGGGTTCCGGTAGCACCCGGTACCGGCGCTATCTTCTGCCTCGGTCTTGCTTACCATATGCTTAAGGCTGGAGCTTCCGCTTCTGCTTCTGATTTCGCCGACTTTAAGACTCTGGTAATGTCCAGATTCTCTCCCGATAAAGTGGAGAAAGCCACCGGCGTATCCGGAGTTGAAATGGCAGCAATTGCCAAACGCATCATGAAATCTTCCGCTCCCGTTGTTGTTGCTGGCTCCGAGTTCGCTCAGGGTGCCGGTGCAGCTGACGTGATTGCCGCTGCCGCAGTTAACATGCTGCTCGGTCGCGTCAACAAAGACGGTGGTATGAAGATTCTGCCCGAACTGCCCACAGCTGTTGAAGCTGCTGCCGGCCGTTCCGAACTGGCTGCTAAAGACTTTATCGGCTACCTTGCCGGTATCGCCGCAGGCAAAGTTGCAGCTCCTGCAGTAATGATGGCTTACGAAGCCAACCCTGTTTACGCACTGCCCCAGAACACAGCTCTGGCACCGGCATTCGAAAAAGCAGGCTTTCTCGTAAGCTTCAGCACTTATATGGATGAAACAGCTTCCAAAGCTGACCTGATTATGCCCAACCCCACCAGCTATGAGCGTTTTGAAGATGCGCAGACTCCTTACGGTGTCGGTGCAGCAATGCTCGCAGCCAGTGCTCCTGTTGCAGAGCCTCTCTACAACAGCAAGCCCACTGTTGACGTAATTCTCGGCGTGGCTTCCGGTCTGGGTATCGACCTTGGTTACGAATCCTCAGAAGCCGTTTATCAGGCTAAAGCCGAAAAAGCAGGCGCTGACTGGGATTCCCTTGTAGAAGGATCTGCTTATGTTGCCGATTCCACTGAATCCGGTTCTATTAAGTTTGCAGCATCTGTTCTTTCCAAGGCTGTAACCATGCCCAAGGGCGGCGAAATCGCTCTTGCTCCTTACTCCAAGCTTATCTTCGGTACTCCCACTGTGGCTATTCCGCCGCTGAACGTGGTTGCTATCAGCAAGTTTGAGCTTCTGGGTAAAGACCTCATGGTTCAGGTTAACTCTAAGACTGCCAAGAAACTTGGCGTGTCTGAAGGTTCCAAGGTCAAGCTTGCAGGAGCAGGCGGAGAGTGCGCTGTAAGAATCCACATTAATGAAGGCGTTATGAACGATGTCATCGCCGCACCTCTTGGATTCGGTCACACCGCATGGGATGCTTACTCCAGCGGTAAAGGCGAAAACATCTCCAAACTTCTCACCGTTGGTACTGAGTCCGGCACCGGTTTATCCGTGTGGACCAGTTCTTTCGTGAGCATCGCCTAA
- a CDS encoding ATP-binding protein gives MVLVNNPETQAEAGVTSSFSLKSDISELRVLAEKIENFGSEHGVSDKTVFELNLVLDELFTNLVSYGCQSDRHKFDIFIELKDRVLTIWIEDDGKKFNPLDAPEPDMGCKCEDRKVGGLGIHFMRKMMDSIEYEWKDGRNKLTLTKNIQ, from the coding sequence ATGGTTTTGGTAAATAATCCTGAGACGCAGGCTGAGGCTGGCGTCACTTCTTCTTTCTCCCTGAAATCCGATATTTCTGAGCTCAGGGTTCTGGCTGAAAAGATAGAAAATTTCGGCAGTGAACACGGTGTTTCTGATAAAACTGTGTTTGAACTTAATCTCGTGCTTGATGAACTTTTTACTAACCTTGTCAGTTACGGCTGCCAGTCGGACAGGCATAAGTTTGATATATTCATCGAGCTGAAAGATAGAGTACTTACCATTTGGATTGAGGATGACGGCAAGAAATTCAACCCTCTTGACGCACCTGAACCGGACATGGGCTGTAAATGTGAGGACCGCAAGGTAGGTGGATTGGGAATCCATTTCATGCGTAAAATGATGGATAGTATTGAATATGAATGGAAGGACGGCAGGAATAAATTGACGTTGACCAAAAATATTCAATAG